The following coding sequences are from one Ornithodoros turicata isolate Travis chromosome 1, ASM3712646v1, whole genome shotgun sequence window:
- the LOC135368737 gene encoding uncharacterized protein LOC135368737 — protein MRCKCGRERSWHSQPWLGGRPLGNFLVCSAILFSAVNISKAFRMFELMKMATLTMSQYFRTQKEHLFPAVNDVYLMSQAEILDQLRPLPLTLAGDGRCDSPGHTALYGTYTLLETAANRIVHFELVKSTEVSSSNAMEAYGLQKYLAFLEVHDMTVDTLVTDRHSGIKAMLRRLCPHIKHRFDVWHVVKGVMKKLLALSRSTKHQVVQLWIDSLTRHAYWCPRTSGDDGDLCLAKWVSAVNHIVDIHEHDNPLYPICYHGALSEPRQWLREEKAVATEQVEMIYNPCPCVQEHLIASDQAGMGLSDCLPAWLEAMVGGCFCISLA, from the exons ATGCGTTGCAAGTGTGGGAGGGAACGGTCTTGGCACAGCCAACCTTGGCTGGGGGGCCGACCACTGGGGAACTTCCTGGTCTGCTCTGCAATTCTCTTCTCAGCTGTGAACATCTCAAAAGCGTTTAGGATGTTTGAGCTTATGAAGATGGCAACACTTACAATGTCTCAGTACTTTCGAACGCAGAAGGAGCACCTCTTTCCTGCTGTGAATGAT GTCTACCTCATGAGCCAAGCAGAGATCCTTGACCAGCTTCGGCCACTGCCCCTGACCCTTGCCGGGGATGGCAGGTGCGACTCACCCGGCCACACTGCATTGTATGGCACCTACACGCTTCTGGAGACTGCAGCCAACCGTATCGTGCACTTCGAGTTGGTTAAG TCTACTGAGGTCAGCAGCAGCAATGCAATGGAAGCCTATGGTCTACAGAAATACCTCGCCTTTCTCGAGGTACATGACATGACTGTGGACACCCTGGTCACTGACCGCCATTCTGGCATCAAAGCCATGCTAAGGCGACTGTGCCCACACATAAAGCACAGATTTGATGTGTGGCATGTTGTCAAAG GAGTCATGAAAAAGCTCTTGGCTCTCAGTCGCTCAACGAAACACCAAGTTGTGCAGCTCTGGATTGATAGCTTGACGAGACATGCGTATTGGTGTCCGCGTACAAGCGGGGATGATGGGGACCTATGTCTTGCAAAGTGGGTGTCAGCAGTTAACCACATTGTTGACATCCATGAGCACGACAACCCGTTGTACCCGATTTGCTACCACGGCGCACTTTCTGAACCACGACAATGGCTCAGAGAAG AAAAAGCAGTTGCAACAGAGCAAGTAGAGATGATCTACAACCCCTGCCCATGCGTGCAAGAGCACCTCATAGCTAGTGATCAGGCAGGCATGGGCCTGTCTGACTGCCTACCTGCTTGGCTGGAAGCCATGGTTGGTGGGTGTTTTTGCATCTCTCTGGCATAA